Proteins from a genomic interval of Hydrogenophaga sp. PAMC20947:
- a CDS encoding patatin-like phospholipase family protein, with amino-acid sequence MQALRLYAGPAALNHIKQQGLLPQHVGAIPAAAGGPKGLILGPIDRFVFGEWLRGSEQQVHLIGASIGAWRMATACLDDNVPALEQLERNYIAQHFELPPGQKRPTATQVSGQFRHNLQVFYGGRVDQVLNHPRYRLHIVTSRGRGVLARDGRMRTPLGYVGAFAANAVHRRALGGWLDRVVFSSDPPVGPSVLPFDTDDFRSHQVRLSSRNFMDALQASCSIPFVLRPVHDIEGAPKGAYWDGGITDYHLHLRYRLPATSPLVLYPHFQRSVVPGWLDKAWKRRHAATSALDHMLVLAPDLEWIRRLPEGRLPDRSDFTRYGQDLAGRMRVWTRSTSAARQLADEFAEWLHKPDLDRLEPL; translated from the coding sequence ATGCAAGCGCTTCGTTTATATGCGGGTCCAGCGGCCCTGAACCACATCAAGCAACAAGGTCTGCTCCCACAACATGTGGGGGCTATTCCTGCTGCTGCCGGGGGACCCAAAGGCCTGATTCTGGGCCCGATCGATCGCTTTGTTTTCGGTGAGTGGCTGCGTGGGTCTGAGCAGCAGGTTCACCTGATTGGTGCGTCGATCGGCGCCTGGCGCATGGCCACGGCTTGTCTGGATGACAACGTGCCGGCGCTTGAGCAGCTGGAGCGGAACTACATTGCCCAGCATTTCGAGTTGCCGCCAGGCCAAAAACGACCGACCGCAACACAGGTCAGTGGGCAGTTCCGCCACAACCTGCAGGTTTTTTATGGCGGACGGGTGGATCAGGTGCTGAACCACCCTCGCTACCGGCTGCACATCGTGACCTCACGTGGCCGCGGTGTGCTGGCTCGCGATGGGCGCATGCGAACCCCTCTGGGCTATGTGGGCGCCTTCGCCGCCAACGCCGTGCACCGCCGGGCGCTGGGTGGCTGGCTGGACCGCGTGGTCTTTTCCAGCGACCCGCCGGTAGGGCCATCGGTGTTGCCGTTTGACACGGACGATTTCAGGTCGCACCAGGTGCGCTTGTCTTCGCGCAATTTCATGGATGCCCTGCAGGCCAGTTGTTCCATTCCATTTGTGCTGCGCCCAGTCCACGACATCGAAGGCGCGCCCAAAGGCGCCTATTGGGATGGGGGCATCACGGACTACCACCTGCACCTGAGGTACCGCCTGCCGGCAACGTCGCCGCTGGTGCTGTACCCCCATTTTCAGCGCTCGGTTGTACCGGGTTGGCTGGACAAGGCCTGGAAACGGCGCCATGCCGCCACCTCTGCGCTGGACCATATGTTGGTTCTGGCCCCCGACCTGGAGTGGATACGGCGTTTGCCGGAAGGGCGTTTGCCCGATCGATCCGATTTCACCCGCTACGGGCAAGACCTGGCTGGCCGCATGCGGGTCTGGACCCGCTCAACCTCCGCCGCGCGACAGCTCGCGGACGAATTCGCTGAATGGCTGCACAAGCCCGATCTGGACCGCCTCGAACCCCTGTAG
- a CDS encoding class 1 fructose-bisphosphatase, which produces MTTRRRFTLTQYLIEQRRRFPSASGDFNALLLDVALACKAIARSVAFGELSGMPGSEMLDVATSINVQGEEQKRLDVISNIYFTEMTEWGGHLAGMASEEMDEPYQIPKSLQRGKYLLVFDPLDGSSNIDVNVTVGSIFSVLRAPQEVIDSGRDVVEADFLQPGTQQMAAGYALYGPTTMLVLTVGNGVAGFTLDPNLGQFMLTHPNMMVPEDSSEFAINASNSRFWEAPVKRYVDECLAGKTGPRGKDFNMRWIASMVAEAHRILMRGGVFMYPRDTKDASKPGRLRLLYEANPVGMIIEQAGGRASTGRESMLTVQPTSLHQRIGLVFGSRNEVERIERYHAEPATYKDSNPLFAERSLFMY; this is translated from the coding sequence ATGACCACCCGCCGCCGCTTCACCCTGACCCAATATCTGATCGAGCAGCGCCGCCGCTTTCCTTCAGCCAGCGGTGACTTCAATGCCTTGTTGCTGGACGTGGCGCTGGCCTGCAAAGCGATCGCCCGTTCGGTCGCCTTTGGTGAGCTCAGCGGCATGCCGGGCAGCGAGATGCTGGATGTGGCGACCAGCATCAATGTGCAGGGGGAAGAGCAAAAGCGTCTGGATGTGATCAGCAACATCTACTTCACCGAGATGACCGAGTGGGGTGGCCATCTGGCGGGCATGGCCTCTGAGGAAATGGATGAGCCGTACCAGATCCCCAAGAGCTTGCAGCGCGGCAAATACCTGCTGGTGTTTGATCCGCTCGACGGCTCGAGCAACATCGATGTGAACGTCACCGTGGGCAGCATATTCAGTGTGCTGCGCGCGCCGCAAGAAGTGATCGACAGCGGGCGCGATGTGGTGGAAGCCGACTTTTTGCAACCCGGCACGCAACAGATGGCAGCCGGCTATGCGCTGTACGGCCCCACCACCATGCTGGTGCTCACGGTAGGCAATGGTGTGGCAGGTTTCACGCTGGATCCCAACCTGGGACAGTTCATGCTGACGCACCCGAACATGATGGTGCCGGAAGACTCCAGCGAGTTCGCCATCAACGCTTCCAACAGCCGCTTCTGGGAAGCGCCCGTGAAGCGCTATGTGGACGAATGTCTCGCGGGCAAGACCGGTCCGCGCGGCAAGGATTTCAACATGCGCTGGATTGCCAGCATGGTGGCCGAAGCCCACCGCATTCTGATGCGAGGCGGCGTGTTCATGTACCCGCGTGACACGAAGGACGCGAGCAAACCAGGGCGCTTGCGCCTGCTCTACGAGGCCAATCCCGTGGGCATGATCATCGAGCAGGCGGGTGGCCGTGCCAGCACGGGGCGCGAATCCATGTTGACGGTGCAACCCACCAGCTTGCATCAACGCATTGGCCTGGTATTCGGCTCCAGGAACGAGGTGGAGCGCATTGAGCGTTACCACGCTGAGCCCGCCACCTACAAAGACAGCAACCCGCTGTTTGCCGAGCGCTCACTGTTCATGTATTGA
- a CDS encoding Tex family protein, whose protein sequence is MQKIIAQIAQEIRVGAHQVLAAVELLDGGATVPFVARYRKEATDGLDDIQLRELEYRLTYLRELEDRRTAVLKSIDEQGKLTDALRLAISTAPTKQELEDLYLPYKLKRRTKGQIAREFGIEPLADKLWADPTLDPAAEAGAFTRPPEVLDDGKPGADFSTVPAVLDGVRDILSERWAEDAGLLQNLREWLWTEGLFKSTLVKGKDQNNPDVAKFRDYFEYDEPISRVPSHRALAVFRGRTLEILDAKLVLPEPDAVLTASGKPAPVVSLAEGRIAIHLGWSHKGRAADDLLRKCVSWTWRVKLSLSGERDLFARLRESAENVAIKVFADNLRDLLLAAPAGPKVVMGLDPGIRTGVKVAVVDATGKLVDTSTVYPHEPRRDWDGSLHTLGLLARKHGVNLIAIGNGTASRETDKLAGDLIKMLDKAGQTDVLKVVVSEAGASVYSASEFASQEMPDVDVSLRGAASIARRLQDPLAELVKIDPKSIGVGQYQHDVNQSELARTLEAVVEDCVNGVGVDLNTASVPLLARVSGLSASVAKAVVRWREAHGAFKSRQQLMEVSGLGAKTFEQSAGFLRIRDGDNALDMTGVHPETYSVVEQIMASTGQPVAALMGRADMLKTLRPELFANDKFGVITVKDILTELEKPGRDPRPDFQVARFNDGVDDISDLREGMILEGTVSNVAQFGAFIDLGVHQDGLVHVSQLAHKFVTDAREIVKTGDIVKVKVMEVDVARKRIGLSMKLDATAPKRDAGQPRDNRFEPTRQGHGGQRGGGAPQAQPASAMASAFAKLQKDKH, encoded by the coding sequence ATGCAGAAAATCATCGCGCAGATTGCGCAAGAAATCCGGGTCGGTGCCCACCAGGTATTGGCCGCTGTCGAGTTGCTTGACGGGGGCGCGACCGTGCCCTTCGTGGCCCGCTACCGCAAAGAAGCCACCGACGGGCTGGACGATATCCAGCTGCGAGAGCTCGAATACCGGCTGACCTACCTTCGCGAGCTGGAGGACCGGCGCACTGCTGTGCTGAAGAGCATCGACGAGCAGGGCAAGCTCACCGACGCCTTGCGCCTGGCCATTTCGACTGCGCCCACCAAGCAGGAGCTGGAAGACCTTTATTTGCCGTACAAGCTCAAGCGGCGAACCAAGGGCCAGATCGCGCGCGAGTTCGGGATTGAGCCGCTGGCCGACAAGCTCTGGGCTGATCCAACGCTGGACCCGGCCGCAGAAGCCGGGGCATTCACCCGCCCGCCCGAAGTCCTGGATGACGGCAAGCCAGGGGCCGATTTTTCGACGGTGCCGGCTGTGCTGGACGGTGTGCGCGACATCCTGAGCGAGCGCTGGGCCGAAGACGCAGGCTTGTTGCAAAACCTGCGCGAATGGCTGTGGACCGAAGGCCTCTTCAAGAGCACGTTGGTCAAGGGAAAAGATCAAAACAACCCCGATGTGGCGAAATTTCGTGACTATTTTGAATACGACGAGCCCATCAGCCGTGTGCCTTCGCACCGGGCACTCGCCGTGTTCCGGGGGCGCACGCTGGAAATCCTGGATGCCAAGCTGGTGCTGCCAGAGCCTGATGCGGTGCTGACCGCCAGTGGCAAACCCGCGCCTGTGGTGTCGCTGGCCGAAGGCCGCATTGCCATTCACCTGGGTTGGAGCCACAAGGGCAGGGCGGCAGACGATCTGTTGCGCAAGTGCGTGTCCTGGACCTGGCGCGTGAAGCTGAGCCTCTCCGGTGAGCGTGATTTGTTTGCGCGGTTGCGCGAAAGCGCCGAAAACGTGGCCATCAAGGTGTTCGCCGACAATTTGCGCGATTTGTTGCTGGCCGCGCCTGCTGGCCCCAAAGTGGTCATGGGGCTGGACCCCGGCATCCGGACCGGGGTGAAGGTTGCGGTGGTGGATGCCACCGGCAAGCTGGTGGACACGTCAACGGTTTACCCACACGAGCCGCGCCGCGACTGGGACGGCTCATTGCACACCCTGGGCTTGCTGGCACGCAAACATGGGGTGAACCTGATTGCCATCGGCAATGGAACGGCGAGCCGCGAGACCGACAAGCTGGCGGGTGATCTGATCAAGATGCTGGACAAGGCCGGGCAGACCGATGTGCTGAAAGTTGTGGTCAGCGAGGCGGGTGCTTCGGTCTATTCGGCCAGCGAGTTTGCCTCGCAAGAAATGCCCGACGTGGACGTGAGCCTGCGCGGCGCCGCCAGCATCGCGCGCCGCCTGCAAGACCCTCTGGCCGAGCTGGTCAAGATCGACCCCAAGAGCATCGGGGTGGGTCAGTACCAGCACGATGTGAATCAGAGTGAACTGGCCCGCACGCTGGAAGCCGTGGTGGAAGACTGCGTGAACGGCGTTGGCGTGGACCTCAACACCGCCAGCGTGCCGTTGCTCGCCCGGGTGTCGGGTTTGTCCGCCAGTGTGGCGAAGGCTGTGGTGCGCTGGCGCGAGGCGCATGGTGCGTTCAAGAGCCGCCAGCAACTCATGGAGGTTTCTGGCCTGGGCGCCAAGACCTTCGAACAAAGCGCTGGCTTCTTGCGCATCCGCGATGGCGACAACGCGCTCGACATGACCGGTGTTCACCCTGAAACCTATTCGGTGGTGGAGCAAATCATGGCCAGCACGGGCCAGCCTGTTGCGGCGCTCATGGGCCGCGCTGACATGCTGAAAACGCTGAGGCCCGAGCTGTTTGCCAACGACAAGTTTGGCGTGATCACGGTCAAGGACATCCTGACCGAGCTCGAGAAGCCCGGCCGCGACCCGCGACCTGATTTTCAGGTGGCGCGCTTCAACGACGGCGTGGACGACATCAGCGATTTGCGCGAAGGGATGATCCTGGAGGGCACGGTGAGCAACGTGGCTCAATTCGGCGCCTTTATTGACCTGGGCGTGCACCAGGACGGACTGGTGCATGTGAGCCAGCTTGCGCACAAGTTTGTCACCGATGCTCGGGAAATCGTCAAGACGGGCGATATCGTCAAGGTCAAGGTGATGGAGGTTGATGTGGCGCGCAAGCGCATTGGCCTGTCCATGAAGCTGGATGCGACTGCGCCGAAGCGCGATGCTGGGCAACCAAGGGACAACCGCTTTGAGCCCACAAGGCAAGGGCACGGAGGTCAACGGGGTGGCGGAGCGCCACAAGCCCAACCGGCTTCCGCCATGGCCTCTGCCTTCGCCAAGCTGCAAAAAGACAAACACTGA
- a CDS encoding HDOD domain-containing protein, whose protein sequence is MELEALLNYPRALPAMPRAVTDLLSEMNREEPSPKRIGELIGRDPALTTRVLRLSNSAFFRVSRKIGNADEAVALLGLTHVRSLVMAAALGASFKSVPGIDLKQFWRYSLRSAEIARSLAGVLQQNQGNAFTAGLIHAIGILVMHIAMPDEMVPIDMGTPPLDLKRADVEQSIFGYSYAEVGAGMAEKWQFPAEMVAALRNQNAPFEGEAYDPLAGVINLASWRARAEELQLDSQGLVATFPDMVGLTLGLDLDSVLDKDPAEWSFSQALGAFV, encoded by the coding sequence ATGGAACTCGAAGCCCTGCTCAACTACCCCCGCGCTCTCCCAGCGATGCCGCGAGCGGTGACCGATCTGCTGAGCGAGATGAACCGGGAGGAGCCCAGTCCCAAGCGGATCGGGGAGCTCATCGGTCGCGATCCCGCGCTCACCACACGCGTCTTGCGTTTGTCCAATTCGGCCTTCTTTCGAGTGAGCCGAAAAATTGGCAATGCCGATGAAGCGGTGGCCTTGCTGGGCCTGACCCATGTGCGGTCGCTGGTGATGGCCGCGGCGCTGGGCGCCAGCTTCAAGAGCGTTCCCGGTATCGATCTCAAGCAATTCTGGCGCTACAGCTTGCGCTCTGCCGAGATCGCCCGTTCGTTGGCGGGTGTCTTGCAGCAGAACCAGGGCAACGCCTTCACGGCAGGGCTGATCCACGCCATCGGCATTCTGGTCATGCACATCGCCATGCCCGACGAGATGGTTCCGATCGATATGGGGACACCCCCCCTGGATTTGAAGCGCGCCGACGTTGAACAGTCGATCTTTGGCTACAGCTACGCCGAAGTGGGCGCGGGCATGGCTGAGAAATGGCAATTCCCGGCCGAAATGGTCGCTGCGCTGCGCAACCAGAACGCGCCATTCGAAGGGGAGGCCTACGACCCGCTGGCGGGCGTGATCAACCTGGCCTCCTGGCGTGCCCGGGCAGAAGAACTGCAGCTGGACTCGCAGGGCCTGGTGGCGACCTTCCCCGATATGGTGGGCCTGACCCTCGGCCTTGATCTGGACAGCGTGCTGGACAAAGACCCTGCAGAGTGGTCGTTCAGCCAGGCGCTGGGCGCCTTCGTTTGA
- a CDS encoding HAD-IA family hydrolase: MLKALIFDVDGTLADTEAAHWRAFNQAFDQEGMGWHWTLTQYTELLAISGGKERMLHHWRLVNPELTEVGAGAVQATIDRLHDVKNAFYDAAIQDGAVAFRPGVLTLMEEARAAGLKLGIATTTSPANVAALLRSALGSQWRMLFSAVADAGNVPIKKPHPQVYLRVLADMAMPARECLAFEDSFNGLRAACAAQLATVITPNAFTAHHDFSGALRVVPDLTGVKLDQLREWFAAAQH, encoded by the coding sequence ATGTTGAAGGCGCTGATTTTTGATGTTGATGGCACGCTGGCCGACACAGAGGCCGCACACTGGCGCGCATTCAACCAGGCTTTCGATCAAGAGGGCATGGGCTGGCACTGGACCTTGACCCAATACACCGAGCTGCTGGCGATTTCCGGTGGCAAAGAGCGCATGCTGCACCATTGGCGTCTGGTCAACCCCGAGCTGACCGAGGTGGGGGCGGGCGCTGTGCAGGCCACCATCGACCGGTTGCATGACGTGAAAAACGCTTTCTATGATGCAGCCATTCAGGACGGCGCTGTGGCCTTTCGGCCCGGTGTGCTGACCTTGATGGAAGAAGCCCGTGCCGCCGGCCTGAAGCTGGGGATTGCCACCACCACCTCACCGGCGAATGTTGCCGCGTTGCTGCGCAGTGCACTGGGTTCTCAATGGCGGATGTTGTTCAGTGCCGTGGCCGATGCGGGCAATGTGCCGATCAAGAAGCCTCATCCGCAGGTGTACCTCAGGGTGCTGGCCGACATGGCCATGCCGGCAAGGGAGTGCCTCGCTTTTGAAGACTCGTTCAATGGCCTTCGGGCGGCATGCGCTGCGCAGCTCGCGACCGTGATCACCCCCAATGCTTTCACAGCCCACCATGACTTCAGTGGCGCATTGCGGGTCGTCCCCGACCTCACGGGTGTGAAGCTCGACCAGCTGCGCGAATGGTTCGCTGCCGCTCAACACTGA
- a CDS encoding porin family protein — translation MKQFFKCASMAVVALVASAAQAQTVYGEVSYMATDFSDSVSRVGLSAKPNAVRGLVGYEISPMLAFEGMLAFGAGSETLRVAGASSGLGLKIDNMIGAFVKPKMPVGDVFELFGRAGYVSTKLTLDGESDREGSLAYGVGGSFKMTPALSLNVDYMIYHKKDDAKIDGYSVGLNYRF, via the coding sequence ATGAAGCAGTTTTTTAAGTGCGCATCGATGGCCGTGGTGGCTTTGGTCGCGTCTGCGGCTCAGGCGCAGACGGTGTATGGCGAGGTGAGTTATATGGCCACCGATTTCAGTGACTCGGTGAGCCGCGTCGGTTTGTCCGCCAAGCCCAATGCCGTGCGTGGTCTGGTGGGCTACGAAATCAGTCCGATGTTGGCGTTTGAAGGCATGTTGGCCTTCGGTGCTGGCAGCGAAACGCTGCGGGTAGCGGGAGCCAGCTCTGGCCTGGGACTCAAAATCGACAACATGATCGGTGCTTTCGTGAAGCCCAAGATGCCGGTGGGCGATGTGTTTGAGCTGTTTGGCCGGGCCGGTTATGTGAGTACCAAGCTGACCCTGGATGGCGAATCCGATCGCGAAGGGTCCCTGGCGTATGGTGTGGGTGGCAGTTTCAAGATGACACCCGCCTTGTCGCTCAATGTGGATTACATGATTTACCACAAGAAGGACGATGCCAAGATCGATGGCTACAGCGTGGGCTTGAACTACCGTTTCTGA
- a CDS encoding rhodanese-related sulfurtransferase translates to MEPDRRYLTAALYKFVDLPDFVAMHDPLLACCEANQVKGTLLLASEGINGTIAGPEAGVRAVLAFLRADARLGNLAHKESWSHKPPFLRMKVRLKKEIVTLRVPELDPNKTVGQYVKAQDWNALLADPDVVVIDTRNDYEVAIGTFKGAINPEIKTFTELPVWLDAQPGLVAEGGKKVKVAMFCTGGIRCEKSTALMKMRGFDEVYHLEGGILKYLEEVPPEESVWEGECFVFDERVSVGHGLKPGPFELCRSCRWPLSKADKASPAYVKGVSCAHCVDQRTPEEKAGLAERQRQVELAEARGEVHVGARLPG, encoded by the coding sequence ATGGAACCCGATCGCCGCTACCTCACTGCCGCCCTGTACAAATTTGTAGACCTGCCCGACTTTGTCGCCATGCACGATCCCTTGCTCGCCTGTTGTGAGGCGAATCAGGTCAAAGGCACGTTGCTGCTGGCCAGCGAGGGCATCAACGGCACGATCGCAGGGCCGGAGGCCGGTGTGCGCGCTGTGCTGGCCTTTTTGCGGGCAGATGCGCGGCTGGGCAACTTGGCCCACAAAGAGTCCTGGTCGCACAAGCCTCCGTTTCTTCGCATGAAGGTCAGGCTGAAAAAGGAAATCGTGACGCTGCGGGTTCCCGAGCTGGATCCCAACAAGACCGTAGGGCAGTATGTCAAAGCGCAAGACTGGAACGCTTTGTTGGCCGATCCCGATGTGGTGGTGATCGACACCCGAAACGATTACGAAGTGGCGATTGGAACTTTCAAGGGCGCCATCAATCCAGAGATCAAGACGTTCACCGAGCTGCCCGTGTGGCTGGATGCCCAACCGGGTCTGGTTGCCGAGGGTGGAAAAAAGGTCAAGGTGGCGATGTTCTGCACGGGCGGCATTCGCTGTGAAAAATCGACCGCCCTGATGAAAATGCGTGGGTTTGACGAGGTTTACCACCTGGAAGGTGGCATCTTGAAGTATCTTGAAGAAGTGCCGCCCGAAGAGAGTGTCTGGGAGGGTGAATGTTTCGTGTTTGATGAGCGGGTGAGCGTTGGCCACGGTTTGAAGCCAGGTCCGTTCGAGTTGTGCCGGTCCTGCCGCTGGCCGCTGAGCAAGGCTGACAAGGCGTCGCCGGCTTACGTCAAGGGTGTGAGCTGCGCGCATTGTGTGGACCAGCGCACACCCGAGGAAAAGGCTGGCTTGGCCGAACGCCAGCGCCAGGTGGAGCTGGCCGAAGCCCGCGGCGAAGTGCATGTGGGCGCGCGATTGCCCGGTTAG
- a CDS encoding HDOD domain-containing protein encodes MNLDKLLKQPNTLPSAPKVIRKLMDTFNQEDVDIMYVASLIEDDPVLTAKLLKMANSAFFGLHRSVSNARDAINVMGLIKVRALVIGASLGEGFHRVGSVNLNQFWRYSMNAANLSRYIALPIKIDENTAFTAGLVHGIGELMMHVAMPEAMLDLDRSIPMLDLKRARAEQGLFGYSYADVGAALAREWKFPKKMVDAILHQTAPFDNDVYEPIAGVIHVASWRARAQELSLGSEGLINTYPDPVGVALGIDPDILIGEEIPALTSASAEAETEPA; translated from the coding sequence ATGAACCTCGACAAACTCCTCAAGCAGCCCAACACGTTGCCCTCAGCGCCCAAGGTGATTCGGAAACTGATGGACACCTTCAATCAGGAAGACGTGGACATCATGTATGTCGCGTCGCTGATCGAAGACGATCCGGTGCTCACTGCCAAGTTGCTGAAGATGGCGAATTCGGCTTTTTTTGGATTGCACCGCTCGGTGTCCAATGCCCGTGACGCCATCAATGTGATGGGCCTGATCAAGGTGCGTGCGCTGGTCATCGGTGCCTCGCTGGGTGAAGGCTTTCACCGCGTGGGCAGTGTGAACCTGAACCAGTTCTGGCGCTACAGCATGAATGCCGCCAACCTCTCTCGCTACATCGCGCTGCCGATCAAGATTGACGAAAACACGGCATTCACCGCCGGCTTGGTGCATGGCATTGGTGAGCTGATGATGCATGTGGCCATGCCTGAGGCCATGCTGGATCTGGACCGCAGCATTCCCATGCTGGACCTCAAGCGGGCGCGGGCTGAGCAAGGCTTGTTCGGTTACAGCTACGCCGATGTTGGGGCTGCTTTGGCCCGCGAATGGAAGTTTCCCAAGAAAATGGTGGACGCCATCCTGCACCAGACAGCGCCTTTTGACAACGATGTGTACGAGCCGATCGCCGGCGTGATCCACGTAGCGTCCTGGCGCGCCCGCGCGCAAGAGCTGTCGTTGGGCAGCGAAGGACTGATCAACACCTACCCCGATCCGGTGGGCGTGGCGCTGGGCATCGATCCCGACATTCTCATCGGCGAAGAAATTCCGGCTCTTACGAGCGCAAGCGCCGAGGCCGAAACCGAGCCAGCCTGA
- the rpe gene encoding ribulose-phosphate 3-epimerase, which yields MIRLAPSILSADFARLGEEVRAIESAGADLVHFDVMDNHYVPNLTIGPLVCEAIRPHVQIPIDVHLMVEPVDALIPLFAKAGANLISFHPEASRHVDRTLQLIRDHGCKAGVALNPATPLEWLDHVMERVDLILLMSVNPGFGGQAFIPSTLAKLQAARKRIDNHRAAGGQPIWLEVDGGVKLDNIGRIVEAGADTLVAGSAVFGAPDSDGGYRSVIQQLRHNGEVR from the coding sequence ATGATCCGCCTGGCACCCTCCATCCTGTCTGCCGACTTTGCCCGGCTGGGCGAAGAGGTGCGTGCCATCGAATCCGCTGGCGCCGACCTGGTCCATTTTGATGTGATGGACAACCACTACGTGCCCAACCTCACCATCGGACCCTTGGTGTGTGAAGCCATCCGCCCGCATGTGCAGATTCCGATCGACGTGCATTTGATGGTCGAGCCGGTCGATGCCCTGATCCCCTTGTTTGCCAAGGCGGGCGCCAACCTCATCAGCTTTCACCCCGAAGCCAGCCGGCATGTGGACCGGACGCTGCAACTCATCCGTGACCACGGCTGCAAGGCCGGCGTGGCACTGAACCCGGCCACGCCGCTGGAGTGGCTGGACCATGTGATGGAGCGGGTGGACCTCATCTTGCTCATGAGTGTGAACCCCGGTTTTGGCGGGCAGGCGTTCATTCCCTCGACCCTGGCCAAGCTGCAAGCCGCACGCAAGCGCATTGACAACCACCGGGCGGCAGGCGGTCAGCCGATATGGCTCGAAGTCGATGGCGGGGTGAAGCTCGACAACATCGGCCGAATCGTTGAGGCTGGCGCCGACACCCTGGTGGCCGGCAGTGCTGTGTTTGGTGCGCCCGACAGCGATGGCGGATACCGCAGCGTGATCCAGCAATTGCGCCACAACGGCGAAGTCCGCTGA
- a CDS encoding LysR family transcriptional regulator produces the protein MKNATFRQLRVFTEVAKHLSFARAAEVLHLSPPAVTMQVKELEGHVGLPLFERSGRRVALTTAGEYMLVYARKVIATLKDAEDAAARLQRLEVGTLTIGMVSTAKYFLPRLLADFQREHEGIEIRLAVGNREQLVKMLHGNEVDIAVMGRPPTELATRAEPFAAHPHVFVAPIDHPLLKVGHPTIEALKPYGFILRERGSGTRAAMEKLLERSRLEPRVVMEMGSNETIKQAVMAGMGISFLSLHTIGLELEHGLIAKLDVEGTPIIRAWNVVHTLSKLLSPAAEAFRYFMLEQGEQHLAKHFGRYQALDGRAGALSSPPSS, from the coding sequence ATGAAGAACGCCACCTTCCGACAGCTCAGGGTTTTCACCGAGGTCGCCAAACACCTCAGTTTTGCCCGTGCGGCCGAAGTCTTGCACCTCTCGCCACCGGCTGTGACCATGCAGGTCAAGGAACTGGAAGGCCATGTGGGATTGCCCCTGTTTGAACGCAGCGGGCGGCGGGTTGCGCTCACCACGGCGGGCGAATACATGCTGGTCTACGCGCGCAAAGTCATTGCCACGCTGAAGGATGCTGAAGATGCGGCCGCACGCCTGCAGCGGCTGGAAGTGGGCACCTTGACCATCGGCATGGTCAGCACAGCCAAGTACTTCCTGCCCCGCTTGCTCGCCGATTTCCAGCGGGAGCACGAAGGCATTGAAATCCGCCTGGCGGTTGGCAACCGCGAACAGCTGGTCAAGATGCTGCACGGCAACGAGGTCGATATCGCCGTGATGGGACGCCCCCCCACCGAGCTCGCCACCCGGGCCGAGCCTTTCGCGGCCCACCCGCACGTGTTTGTGGCACCGATCGACCACCCACTCCTGAAAGTCGGCCATCCGACCATCGAAGCCCTCAAACCCTATGGATTTATCTTGCGCGAGCGCGGTTCAGGCACCCGGGCGGCGATGGAAAAACTGCTGGAACGGTCGCGCCTGGAGCCCCGTGTGGTCATGGAGATGGGCAGCAACGAAACCATCAAGCAAGCCGTGATGGCGGGCATGGGCATCAGTTTCCTGTCGTTGCACACGATTGGCCTGGAGCTGGAACACGGCCTGATCGCCAAGCTCGATGTAGAAGGCACGCCCATCATTCGCGCCTGGAATGTGGTGCACACCCTGTCCAAACTGTTGTCGCCAGCCGCAGAGGCTTTTCGCTACTTCATGCTGGAGCAAGGTGAACAACATCTGGCCAAGCACTTTGGCCGTTACCAGGCGCTGGACGGGCGAGCTGGCGCACTGTCCTCACCACCCAGCTCATAA